A stretch of the Sulfuricurvum sp. genome encodes the following:
- a CDS encoding adenine phosphoribosyltransferase, whose product MNLSQEQINFLNHSIRDIPDFPKPGIIFKDITTLLSNKDAYALLMNHLYEKYSSYNLTHIAGIDARGFIFGAALAQMLGIGFVPIRKKGKLPYTTVSEKYSLEYGVDEVEIHIDAFTQVEHPKVLLIDDLIATGGTAYAAANLINKVGAECVEACFIMGLTFLDGQSKLKTLTNVYTVIGVD is encoded by the coding sequence GTGAATCTCTCCCAAGAACAAATAAATTTTCTTAATCACTCCATTCGAGATATTCCCGATTTTCCAAAACCGGGTATTATTTTTAAAGACATAACCACCCTCCTCTCGAACAAAGATGCCTATGCACTTTTGATGAATCATTTATATGAAAAATACAGCAGTTACAATCTCACACATATTGCAGGAATCGATGCTCGCGGGTTTATTTTTGGTGCTGCATTGGCTCAAATGCTCGGAATCGGTTTTGTCCCTATCCGTAAAAAAGGGAAGCTTCCCTATACTACCGTATCGGAAAAATACTCTCTCGAATACGGTGTCGATGAAGTAGAAATTCATATCGATGCCTTTACACAAGTAGAACATCCCAAAGTCCTCCTTATCGATGATCTCATCGCTACTGGTGGGACAGCATATGCGGCAGCCAATCTTATCAACAAAGTGGGAGCGGAGTGTGTCGAAGCATGCTTTATTATGGGGCTCACCTTTTTAGACGGCCAATCAAAATTAAAGACATTAACCAATGTCTACACTGTTATCGGAGTCGATTAA
- the trpB gene encoding tryptophan synthase subunit beta → MYIPSPSKFDPVDGHFGIFGGRYVPETLMPALLELEAAYKEIRFDETFWSEVDGYLTDYVGRPSPLYFAANLSEELGAKIYLKREDLNHTGAHKVNNVIAQGLMAKRLGKKKVIAETGAGQHGVATATIAALLGLECEIFMGAKDVARQELNVFRMKLLGAKVHAVESGSKTLKDAMNDAIRHWVTHARDTFYIIGTVAGPHPYPMMVRDFQAIIGCEARAQILEKENRLPDYVIACIGGGSNAIGTFQHFLEDKEVRCIGIEAGGLGVETDKHGCSLLKGRPGVLHGQMSYLLQDDDGQILEAHSISAGLDYPGIGPEHAFHKDNDNVGYDNITDQEALDAFVWLSRAEGIIPAFESAHAVAYLKKMTDIKEKLIIVNLSGRGDKDMMQAKQILNFDN, encoded by the coding sequence ATGTATATCCCATCCCCTTCTAAATTCGATCCGGTTGACGGACATTTTGGCATTTTTGGAGGACGTTACGTCCCTGAAACCCTTATGCCTGCCCTTTTAGAACTCGAAGCCGCTTACAAAGAAATTCGTTTTGATGAAACTTTTTGGAGCGAGGTAGACGGGTATTTGACTGATTACGTCGGTCGTCCGAGTCCTCTCTATTTTGCCGCCAATCTCTCCGAAGAGTTAGGGGCTAAAATTTACCTCAAACGCGAAGATCTCAACCATACCGGTGCTCATAAAGTTAACAACGTTATCGCCCAAGGATTAATGGCAAAACGTTTGGGTAAGAAAAAAGTAATCGCCGAAACGGGAGCTGGTCAACACGGTGTCGCGACGGCTACCATCGCCGCACTGCTTGGACTTGAATGCGAAATCTTTATGGGTGCCAAAGACGTAGCACGCCAAGAACTCAACGTCTTTCGTATGAAACTCCTCGGAGCGAAAGTTCACGCGGTAGAGAGTGGGTCTAAAACACTCAAAGATGCGATGAATGATGCGATTCGCCACTGGGTCACCCATGCACGCGATACGTTTTACATTATCGGTACCGTTGCAGGTCCTCACCCTTATCCAATGATGGTACGCGATTTTCAAGCGATTATCGGGTGTGAAGCGCGTGCTCAGATTTTGGAAAAAGAGAACCGTCTCCCCGATTACGTCATCGCCTGTATCGGCGGAGGGAGCAATGCCATCGGAACATTCCAACACTTCCTTGAAGACAAAGAGGTTCGCTGTATCGGAATTGAAGCAGGAGGATTGGGAGTTGAAACCGACAAGCACGGTTGTTCTCTCCTAAAAGGACGTCCAGGAGTATTGCACGGTCAAATGAGCTACCTTCTCCAAGACGACGACGGTCAAATCCTCGAAGCCCACTCCATCTCAGCAGGGTTGGATTATCCGGGGATTGGACCGGAACACGCTTTTCACAAAGATAACGATAATGTCGGGTATGACAATATTACCGACCAAGAAGCGTTGGATGCTTTCGTATGGCTATCTCGTGCTGAGGGTATTATTCCCGCTTTTGAATCGGCACATGCCGTCGCTTATCTCAAAAAGATGACCGATATCAAAGAAAAACTCATTATCGTCAACCTCTCCGGTCGCGGAGACAAAGATATGATGCAGGCAAAACAAATTTTAAATTTCGATAATTAA
- a CDS encoding DedA family protein: MEQLLIGWLREYGYIVLFFWSILEGEMGLIMAGIFSHMGDMSLPVSIVVGGFGGFIGDQIYFYIGRFNKRYIHNKLRSQRRKFAIAHLLLKKYGWPVIFVQRYMYGMRTVIPMAIGLTQYSSRQFAIINFISAIFWASITIIPAYFYGEEILNILKWVKGHWFFAIPMIGLIVWGIIYNMNRLEKNLLEKRRERQTV; this comes from the coding sequence GTGGAGCAACTGTTAATAGGATGGCTTAGAGAATACGGCTACATCGTCCTCTTTTTTTGGAGTATTTTAGAGGGAGAAATGGGGCTAATTATGGCCGGTATCTTCTCACACATGGGAGATATGTCTCTACCTGTCTCGATAGTAGTCGGTGGATTCGGCGGTTTTATCGGTGACCAAATTTATTTTTACATTGGTCGTTTTAACAAACGTTATATTCATAATAAACTCCGTTCTCAACGCCGTAAATTTGCGATTGCTCACCTATTACTTAAAAAATACGGTTGGCCGGTCATCTTTGTTCAACGTTATATGTACGGAATGCGTACCGTTATCCCTATGGCTATAGGTCTTACGCAATATTCAAGCCGCCAATTTGCCATAATTAACTTTATTAGTGCCATTTTTTGGGCAAGTATTACGATTATTCCTGCCTATTTCTATGGTGAAGAGATTTTAAATATCCTCAAATGGGTTAAAGGTCATTGGTTTTTTGCCATTCCTATGATTGGATTAATTGTTTGGGGAATCATTTACAATATGAATCGACTCGAAAAAAACCTTTTGGAGAAACGCCGTGAACGTCAAACTGTATAA